From Thermodesulfobacteriota bacterium, one genomic window encodes:
- a CDS encoding indolepyruvate oxidoreductase subunit beta: MSTPPSSDDRPASQVTNLLFCGVGGQGILLASEITAHALIRQGLSVKKSEVHGMAQRGGSVVAHLRFGALVYSPLIEPGTADLLVAFEKLEAVRYLPYLHPASRVIANSQEIPPPVVATGKALYPHAILDELRQRHVSVVELDAELLARQAGEPRTVNMVLVGALAVFLPVPVATFRAVIEERVPERFRTANQLAFDLGRAAVSQQ; encoded by the coding sequence CTGCGGCGTCGGCGGCCAAGGCATCCTTTTGGCCAGCGAGATCACCGCCCATGCCCTGATCCGCCAAGGGCTGTCGGTAAAGAAAAGCGAGGTGCACGGCATGGCCCAGCGGGGAGGGTCGGTGGTGGCGCACCTGCGCTTCGGCGCCTTGGTCTATTCCCCGCTCATCGAGCCCGGCACAGCGGATCTTCTGGTGGCCTTCGAGAAGCTGGAGGCGGTGCGCTACCTGCCCTATCTGCACCCGGCCAGCCGGGTGATCGCCAACAGCCAGGAGATCCCGCCGCCGGTGGTGGCTACCGGCAAGGCCCTCTATCCCCACGCCATTCTGGACGAGCTGCGGCAGAGGCACGTCTCGGTGGTGGAGCTGGACGCGGAGCTCCTGGCCCGGCAGGCCGGCGAGCCCCGCACCGTCAACATGGTCCTGGTGGGCGCCCTGGCCGTCTTCCTGCCAGTGCCGGTGGCCACCTTTCGCGCCGTCATCGAAGAACGCGTCCCGGAACGGTTCCGGACGGCGAATCAGCTGGCCTTCGACCTGGGCCGCGCCGCTGTTTCCCAGCAGTGA